A genomic region of Streptosporangium lutulentum contains the following coding sequences:
- a CDS encoding Lrp/AsnC family transcriptional regulator, which produces MEEIDRQIVTLLAGDGRMSFTDLARETGLSVSAVHQRVRRLEKRGVLRGYAALVDYDAIGLSLTAFVSIKPIDPAAADDAPDRLAHLSAIEACHSVAGDESYILKVRVASPIGLEELLNQIRTAANVSTRTTVVLSTPYEHRSPELASPDVVKPDERA; this is translated from the coding sequence GTGGAGGAGATCGACCGCCAGATCGTGACGTTGCTGGCCGGCGACGGCCGGATGAGCTTTACCGATCTTGCCAGGGAGACCGGGCTGTCGGTGTCGGCGGTGCATCAGCGAGTGCGTCGGCTGGAGAAACGCGGGGTGCTGCGGGGGTATGCCGCGCTGGTGGACTATGACGCGATCGGGCTCTCGCTCACCGCGTTCGTGTCCATCAAACCGATAGACCCCGCCGCCGCCGACGACGCCCCCGACCGGCTGGCCCATCTGAGCGCCATCGAGGCCTGTCACAGCGTGGCCGGAGACGAGAGCTACATCCTCAAGGTCCGGGTGGCCTCGCCGATCGGGCTGGAGGAGCTGCTCAACCAGATCCGCACCGCGGCCAACGTCTCCACCCGCACGACGGTCGTGCTCAGCACGCCGTACGAGCACCGGTCCCCGGAGCTGGCGAGCCCGGACGTCGTCAAGCCGGACGAACGCGCCTGA
- a CDS encoding MerR family transcriptional regulator: MITIGRLARYAGVSIKTIRVYHDKGLLPEPDRDSSGYRRYTARHAIELIKIRTLAEAGVPLARIRDLRAASAEDFHEALRHVDADLTARIRGLRETQRRLRRLAAGRLQMLPPEVGDHLERLPGHGFSPRWVALETDLWILLFAAHPDTAIESFHDQAQSLTDPALRRLYLEYDRAHDLDPHDPRVDDLARRIVRATRGRYGSGDLPGQDTGSEIPAMLQGVVNASSPAWRRLDALIRDELFRT; this comes from the coding sequence GTGATTACCATCGGCCGGCTCGCCCGGTACGCCGGCGTTTCGATCAAGACGATTCGGGTCTACCACGACAAGGGGCTGCTGCCCGAGCCCGACCGTGACTCCTCCGGTTACCGGCGGTACACCGCCCGGCACGCCATCGAATTGATCAAGATCCGCACCCTGGCCGAAGCCGGGGTGCCCCTGGCCCGCATCCGGGACCTTCGCGCCGCCTCCGCTGAGGACTTCCACGAGGCGCTTCGCCACGTGGACGCCGACCTCACCGCCCGGATCCGCGGCTTGCGAGAGACCCAGCGGCGGCTGCGACGGCTCGCGGCCGGCCGCCTCCAGATGCTTCCCCCCGAGGTCGGCGACCACCTGGAGCGGCTGCCCGGACATGGGTTCAGCCCGCGCTGGGTCGCCCTGGAGACCGACCTGTGGATTCTGCTCTTCGCCGCTCACCCCGATACCGCCATCGAGTCGTTCCACGACCAGGCCCAGTCCCTCACCGATCCCGCGCTCCGCCGGCTCTACCTCGAATACGACCGCGCCCACGACCTCGACCCGCACGATCCCCGCGTCGACGATCTCGCCCGGCGCATCGTCCGTGCGACCCGGGGACGATACGGATCCGGCGATCTTCCTGGACAGGACACCGGCTCCGAGATCCCGGCGATGCTCCAAGGAGTGGTCAACGCCTCGTCCCCGGCATGGCGACGGCTCGACGCCCTGATCCGAGACGAGCTCTTCCGCACCTGA
- a CDS encoding HD domain-containing protein, protein MSDHQSGLLIDMNPLPDGMGQRLLEQLTFLIEVDRLKTVLRQSPLASADRRENDAEHSWHLAMMVVVLAEYSDEPIDVGHTVQLVLVHDLVEIYAGDTPLYDAVSGNDQEEREIRAADRLFGLLPADQGTRIRALWDEFEARRTPEARFAKAMDRFQPLLLNWMARGGTWQSPGVTAEDIRSRKAVIGDAASSLWDVGRQLIDEGERRGWARPGTPPSPQEAERPAPMRRTPKVP, encoded by the coding sequence ATGAGTGATCATCAGTCTGGCCTGCTCATCGACATGAACCCGCTACCGGACGGAATGGGACAGCGTCTCCTCGAACAGCTCACGTTTTTGATCGAGGTGGACCGGTTGAAGACGGTTCTTCGGCAGTCACCTCTGGCGTCGGCGGATCGTCGTGAGAACGATGCCGAGCATTCCTGGCACCTGGCGATGATGGTCGTTGTCCTCGCCGAGTACTCCGACGAGCCGATCGACGTCGGGCACACCGTACAACTCGTGCTTGTGCACGACCTGGTGGAGATCTACGCCGGAGACACCCCACTGTATGACGCAGTGAGCGGCAATGATCAGGAGGAGCGGGAGATCCGCGCCGCGGATCGGCTGTTTGGCCTGCTGCCTGCCGATCAGGGGACACGGATACGGGCTCTTTGGGATGAATTCGAGGCCCGGCGTACTCCTGAGGCGCGCTTCGCAAAGGCAATGGACCGGTTTCAGCCACTGCTCTTGAACTGGATGGCACGCGGTGGAACCTGGCAGAGCCCCGGAGTCACGGCTGAGGACATCAGATCGCGTAAGGCAGTGATCGGGGATGCCGCCTCGTCCCTATGGGACGTGGGCCGTCAGCTCATCGACGAAGGAGAACGACGGGGCTGGGCACGGCCCGGCACACCACCGTCTCCTCAGGAAGCGGAGCGGCCGGCACCGATGCGCAGGACTCCCAAGGTGCCATGA
- a CDS encoding nucleoside hydrolase, producing MRPQKIIIDCDPGIDDALAIVLAHGSPDLEILGITTVGGNVGLAGTTDNALRLREFLGFTGVPITPGSAGALLRTRVDAARVHGPSGLGAALLPPATLPVSGGHAVDFIVETLRAAPGEVTLVAIGPLTNVALAVLKEPRIVDWAKGLTILGGSYTRGNFSPAAEFNIAADPEAAAIVFDAGWTVTMIGLDVSRGAMTTEAVADRMRTMGRLGTDLLIPCVEYYGVITADSGPAIHDACAIAYLIDPSLITVEPAVVDVETAGRFTSGMTVTDFRPVDRTPNALVGTSLDAGRFWDLLLTTYAQVAKTVEDRPQE from the coding sequence GTGCGCCCCCAAAAGATCATCATTGACTGTGACCCGGGAATCGACGACGCGCTGGCGATCGTCCTCGCCCACGGAAGCCCCGATCTGGAGATCCTGGGGATCACCACGGTCGGCGGCAACGTCGGTCTGGCCGGAACCACCGACAACGCGCTGCGACTCCGCGAGTTCCTCGGATTCACCGGCGTCCCGATCACGCCGGGCAGCGCGGGCGCCCTCCTGCGCACCCGGGTGGACGCGGCCAGGGTCCACGGCCCCTCGGGTCTCGGCGCCGCGCTGCTGCCCCCGGCGACGCTCCCGGTGTCCGGCGGGCACGCCGTCGACTTCATCGTCGAGACGCTCAGGGCCGCCCCCGGCGAGGTGACCCTGGTCGCCATCGGCCCGCTGACCAACGTGGCGCTCGCCGTGCTCAAGGAACCGAGGATCGTCGACTGGGCGAAGGGACTCACGATCCTCGGCGGGTCCTACACCCGGGGCAACTTCTCTCCCGCCGCCGAGTTCAACATCGCCGCCGACCCGGAGGCCGCCGCGATCGTCTTCGACGCCGGCTGGACGGTGACCATGATCGGTCTTGACGTGAGCCGCGGTGCCATGACCACGGAGGCGGTGGCCGACCGCATGCGGACCATGGGCAGGCTCGGCACCGACCTGCTCATCCCGTGCGTGGAGTACTACGGCGTGATCACCGCCGACAGCGGGCCCGCGATCCACGACGCCTGCGCGATCGCCTACCTGATCGACCCGTCACTGATCACGGTCGAGCCCGCCGTCGTCGACGTGGAGACGGCGGGGCGCTTCACCTCCGGCATGACCGTGACCGACTTCCGGCCCGTGGACCGCACCCCCAACGCCCTGGTCGGCACCTCCCTCGACGCCGGCCGCTTCTGGGACCTCCTCCTGACCACCTACGCCCAGGTCGCGAAGACCGTCGAAGACCGGCCTCAGGAGTGA